The genomic segment CGCGCTGTGCTTACCTTAGACCTCTAGCTGATGGCCTTTGCAGCTTGCCAACTTTAATCTTTAGCCGGCTATGCTAACAGCCGGGATGCCACCTTGACTCGTCTCCTGCCTTCTGGGCTCCATGAACCGGGAGATGATCCTATGTTCTTGCCACGATGGAGGAGTGTCCACTAAATTAACTAAACTAATACTCAGTCACGTTATTTGAGTTCAGTTTGTTGGCTGAGCGTCATGTTTCATCACGTTCAGTCCTAGTTACACCGGTTACACCCCACCAAGGGTTATTGAAGGTTAATGTTTGGTCTAAACTTTTGCATCAATCTCAGTTTATTTTCAAAGTTGAGCTAGTTTAGGATCTTGTAAATGGTAGGTCTACATGTGGGTCATCTTTCAAATGAACCACAATGAAGCCCACGTCAAACACTGCTTTTATGTAGCTACTTTGTTCCAGACCTGTGTGAAATGTCAGCATCTCGCCACAGAAAGGCCTCACGTTAGTTCAGCTATCGGTTCTCGGTGAGGGTTTGCTGGACGATGTTTCAGACTCAAAGGCTGCAGAATGGACGAGTGGTTTAGCTATTTGAGCGGCTGTGTATCCATGTTTATACGAGGGACAAAAAGGCGAGTGCTCCAAAAGCTTAACATTGTTCGGTTTAAATGCCAGCTGAGACCATCTGTCTAGGTGGAAAGTCCTGGGCCCGGAATGGTGCATTTTCAGACGACACACTTCTGGACATTTTTGTATAGGTTAATTTTGAGACATTTGTAATCCTTATTGCCATATTTCATGTAGATAACACGCAATATGATACGTATGGGATGCTTTATCTTTGTCCCCAAATATTTGTCTTAAACACGTCTACGTTTGTGGCTGTAAAAAGCCAAAGCTTGCCCCCAGAAATTCCAACGTTATCGACCGTCTTTAGAAAAAGCTCAGCAGACAAAAGGGATCACCGCATGAACCTGATAGGTGTGTTCAATGGAAACTATCTGACGTCGACTTTATAAGGAAATGGAAATGTATTTCACAACCAATCAGTACGGTCAAGGTTAAACTAAAAGTTATCTGAAGGATCTTTTCATGAATTGCTAAAACATTGGCAAAAGACATAGATAGATTGGCTAGATTGGAATAAGTAACTGCATACAAGGGCGGTATTTTGGTAGTACAGTTGTGTATTTTATGTTTGGGTAGACAATATGCAGTCAGTGCTAGAACCTTTCTCTTTCAAAGACACTGCCCTTTGCCCTGTCTCATTGGATCGGTCAGTCTGTTGCTATGGCTACCTTTTCTTCTCCTAGCTGCTGTGTCACTGTTGGGTCTTGCTGTACTGAAGCCCTGCCCTaccagtaataataataataaatgaaatttatatagcgcttaatatggtactctaagacgctttacatattgccctatcaaaaactatgtaagacagactaggaataaaagaaaaacagaggttaaacatgaagaataaggtgggagttaggtggggaaggctagtgggaaaaaggtatgttttgagggcagatttgaaagaagagagtaCCATGAATATAATTTATGTTATCCATTTTAAAGGGAAAAAATCGTTGCAGTGGAAGTTTATTCCAGTGATTTATCTCTATCTCTGAATTGCTTACTATCGCATGTGTCGCACACCTGACTCCTCTAAccctatgctttttttttttcagataatGGCCGTACCTCCTACCTACGTTGACCTTGGAAAGTCCGCCAAGGATGTTTTCACTAAGGGATATGGTGAGCGCTAGGGATGAGCAAAATTATTATTTCTGGGAATCAGTTTGTTCAGTTCCGTTCACTATCacgatttgtttgtttgatttgtttgtttgatttgttcgtTAAGTCAGATGGTCTGTTGCGTCATTTGGCAGGGAATCGAAAATCATGGAATAAATGTTAATCAACATGCATATAGCCTGCTACTTTCTAATGTTCTTACCCAGGTCAAGTataaatattaagcatatatatAAAGCACATGCGTGCCTTTTCCtcataaatatccttaatacataatggggtgcagtaagaattaaatgGAGTCTTCCAAGTAGCGCTAATAAGCAGTGAAGCGCGTAAgcaagcagcagcaccaccattGTGCGAATTCCCTGCTAGACCAAACGGgactcgtaatggtaggtaaaaaaaacatactttattaaagcatgcaattgtgatgtagataaaaataaaacaaagtgcttgcatgatattgaagcctagaGTGATCGTTAACTACAGCAGGTAGCAgattgctacctgctgtagtactctcattggctgaatcgttGAGAATGTTTTAGACTCAATTAATATAAGGTCGCGGAGAGACAAAGCTCCGTTCGGTTGTATGTTTTATTTACGTGAACATATTTTTGTTACATGTTTAGAAAAAAAGGAAtcagttctcttgtttttggaatcagttctcgtcgttcaccttcgggattcgttcgttctgACCGAATCGTTCGCGACCGACCCATCACTAGTGAGCGCCCATGGGCCACAATCATGCAGACTGCAGTTATTGCGATATTCATGGTCTGATTACGTCAATTTAGCTGGAAAGTTGCGAAGTCAGTAAAGCGGATGTCCTTGGGTCATGTTTGTGAAATATGCACTGCTGTGCTTAACCACACAACCCATTGAGAGTTCAAATTTTTATTTCCCAGTTGAGGCCTGTTTTTGGTTAGATCATGCATGTCTATTATCAAGTGAACTCTTAAAACATGTAATGGAACTGTTCTAAAGGAAGTAGTGCTGAGTAGGTACAGATCTCCAGACATCCCTCAGTCCGATAACTCTTTAGGTCAACCCTTCAGGGCAACTTAACCTAGAAATGATGGCATCAGAATGGTCATAGACATGGGATCAATTATCCTGTTTAGTATTCTATTCGCATATTAGAACATTAATCGAATAGCTCGGTATGACACCGTTGAGATGGAAAATATGCAAGACCAATAGAGATGGACTCTAAACTCACTGGTTTTAATAATACTGAAATATGAATTGAATGTTCTATGGTTCTCCCCAGGCTTTAGTTTTGGCACGACAAACTATTCATTTGAGGTCATAGAAATTACATGTTTTGGCAAGCAGGGGGTTAATGTTTTTAAGAAGGGTATTCATAATGATATAAAACGTAGTTGGAtgctatttaaatgttttaaacaCGGCGTGTGTTAATGGGAAGTAGGCCTCCTCTCATGGGAGTAATGGGTCAGACATGaaacaatgtaaaaaaacaacaaaacggtattaaatatgtttgtatGGTCCATTAGCATTGGCAGTGTGACACCTCCAAAACTGGTCTTTAACACCTAATTTCATAGATGAGTAGAACAATAAACACGGGTGGTATTCGTATTGTACTGTAGATCTACCATCAAAAAGGGTTGCGAGATGTACGACTTATGACTAtatatgcttgtgtgtgattttgcgaTAAGCCTTTAATCCCCCATtgtgactttgactttgaccttACCTATAAGCATATCTGTAGAAGAGCGGTGGACAGATCTAAATCAATGTCATTCCACAAACGGTAATTTTCTAACTGCATTCTAAATATCCTAGCACCAATGAGGGTATAAGCAGGCAATGTGCACATTGTTCTACCATTTCTAGTACATGTACATACTAGAAATGGTTCTtgtatatgtgcatgttcaATATCTTGCACCACCTTAGTGACTTATTTAAATGTGTAGAGGTTGTATGTAGGTACATGAGGACATCTGAGAAGCCATGCAGCACTTCATCATTGTTTGGCATCTTCCGCTAATGGTTTTTGTGTTTTAGGTTTTCAGAGATATGATTTAATATTCTTCCTCTCTTTTGTTCAGGCTTTGGTCTCATCAAGCTGGACTTGAAGACGAAGTCTGAGAATGGACTGGTGAGTGTCTCTCCAGAGTGGTTTCACATTACTAGTCAACACTCCTGCCAGCTTCCTCTCAACCCTCCAAAGGGCCCTAGACTTCAGAGTGCTGTCGGACACGTAGTGAAGTGGCCGCTTATCCGACTACATCCATTCATGCCACAGGTCCTAACGGCCGACACAGCTATGTTAATCATTCTGGATTGGCGTTTTCTTCCAGTAATTTCTATAAATGGAAGAATAATTTTTCGCTTTTGTTATCCAAATATGCCCTATTGTTAGCCTACAagatatttttgtttaaatatgttaaGAGAATATATTGAACGTATTGGGTACATGATTTGCAAGCTAGCTAATTGTCAGGAACATAAAAGATGATTGATGTATATGCCTTGCATGTTTTGGTGAAGATTTCCTCAGAACAGCGAGTTGCAAGTATTATCTCTAATCTCTACTGTTTTGGTGCATCACATGACAGCATATCTTTCCCCCCTACATACTgcctttctcccccctccccggtagGAGTTCAACAGCACCGGCTCTGCCAACACAGAGACCAGCAAGGTGTCCGGTTCCTTGGAGACCAAGTACAAGTGGGCAGAGCACGGCCTGACCCTCACAGAGAAGTGGAACACGGACAACACCCTAGGCACTGAGATCACCCTGGAGGACCAGGTGAGGCGCTGTCCTGTTCAGCCAAGCTGCTGATGGCTGCACATGGATGGTTTAAGGATATGAGCTTAGAGTTAATCTTCCTCTTCCTATAATTCCATTCCAAtttcattctttattttttatattcaaaTTGTATTTGAAATTTGAATGCTCTCATTAAGCCTATTATTAATACTTACTATGTATCTACCTATATACTGAatacacaggcttatgtgtTGCCAATGCCACCTATAGTTATCACTTGATTATATTTATTGATCCTTTATCTCAATAGCAGTTGGCGCTACAAGAGAATGTTTAATTGCAACTAAACTGTTGTGTCCCAACGGTTTAGTTTTGGACACTAATTTTCTATGCAATTCTACTCAACCCCTGAAATCATTTCAATTATGAAAAAGCTTACAGAACTTTAAAAAATGTTAACACTTGGCACCCTACCTCGCGAGGAAGTAGCACAAATTAAAATATGCTTTTATAAATAAGTAGATTTCAACATTATTACTTTGTTGTAACCGTATGATGTATCGATCCTTAAGAATACACCTTTTATAATACACATTACATTCTGATTATCACACAATTGTGTTAGTCCCACACCCaaactataaaaaatatataataattaaatacattACAAAAAATCTCCCCAAATTCCTGCCCCACTCTGACCAGAGCCACCGGCCACACCCTCATGGTCTGCGCTCCGGGCAGAGAGACTAGCCTCTTGAGAAAAGAGGCTCGCTGTGTAATCTTGTGCTGAAGCACGCTATATTTCACACTATTGCTTTGGGAGTTAACTTGGATATTGTATTTGACAAGTAATCGGTTGTTAATGGAGACTTCATGCCATCTTTTGATCTTCTCTTTGTGTACAGCTGGCTAAGGGGCTGAAGCTGACCTTTGACTCCTCCTTCTCGCCCAATACTGGGTAAGAATAGCAGGCGGTTCTCTTTGGTTGGAAGATGACATTTGTTAACAGTTGTTTGGTGGTATGGGCTGGACATCTAGCAGGAAGGGCCCTGGGTACCTCCTCGGCCCCGGCATTTCTAGAGCCAATAACTGATAGGTCCTACAGGACTTCTCTCATTATCTGAACAGGCAGGAAGCTGCATGTAAAGAGGAATACACTTTGTGCTGTTGATTTTCTAAGCATATCAAAGTGACCTTGTACAACAACTGATGATCTCTCCAAGTTGTCCCTGGAAGTTTCCGTTAAGAAAAGATTGTCGTTTCCTGGAGCAAGTCTGTTTGATGGAGGAATTGTTATTTTCCCTTCACTATGGAAACTTGGTATCTAAAGTGCCTACTTGAATTGGTACTATGATGCTTACCATTACAGGCATACTAATGTTAAAGTTCTTCAAAACCCAAGTAGAACTAGGTTGGAATTACCTCTctcacctcttcctctccctcagcAAGAAGAGCGGCAAGATCAAGTCTGCTTACAAGCGGGAGCACGTCAACGTTGGCTGCGACGTGGACTACGACATCAATGGCACAGCGGTCCATGGTGCAGCGGTGGTTGGCTTCGAGGGCTGGCTGGCGGGCTACCAGATGACCTTTGAGGCCGGCCGCAACCGCGTCACCCAGAGCAACTTTGCCGTGGGATACAAGACCGAAGAGTTCCAGCTGCACACAAATGTGTAAGGCATTTTTTGCAGGGCTGATGATCCCAAACGTTTTTTTAGAGCGCTACTTTTATTTGGGCCATATATCATGTCATCTAAGACAGAAGAAACTATTAAGATGGATTAGTAATCATTTTGTCAGAACGAAGTGGATGCCAGAGGTGATGATGATTTGTGAATGATCCATGGCAGTTTCTGTATTACAGTACAGGGTGTAATTTATCGGGATAACATCCGTTAGTTCAAAATAGATTtagattttttatttacttttagttTGGTTTGTGCATGCAAACAAAGGACGTCCCCATTCCACCACAAGCTAGAACCTATCCTAGATGCCATCCTTGGCCACCctgaaggaagaaaaaaagaaacacctCAGACCTTAACCCGACGGAAGCAAATGAGCTTTATCCTTTAGCTAACCCTTGTCTGATGAATAGCCTCCCAGCCACTACATTCCCTTTTTAGAACCGCGGTGATTGGATTTACCGTCGTGTCGCCCTGGGTTAGGAGAGTGACGGACGGGTCAGCATGTGGTGAGGTGGTAGAGCTCTACGAGAGGAAGGGTTGGCGAGATGAAGACATTGAGCTGAGGGTGATTTGCATCCTGCTGGGCTCCTGGAACCCGGTCTCTTATCGTCGGTGGCCAGATTAAGTATCAGAGATGTTGACTCCAAACTGGATGGGGAGTTGAAAACTCAAAACATTCAATGTCACGAAGCAGAAAGTCTTGTTAAAGATATTGACGGGATGATTTCACTGGAGAAAAGACTAAGTTGGCATAATATTTGCAAAATATATTTCGGTCAAGAACTGATGACGATTaaaggttttgtttttaaagatcCAACTTCACCTCAAATAACCTCTTCTCTACAAAGAACCTTGTCTGGATATATACTTTATGCAGGGTTCTAATGTCTGGGCACAACATTGTATTAAAGTCCCTAGAAAGATCAAACCAGCTTCACCACGAGTTC from the Gadus macrocephalus chromosome 7, ASM3116895v1 genome contains:
- the vdac1 gene encoding voltage-dependent anion-selective channel protein 1, which produces MAVPPTYVDLGKSAKDVFTKGYGFGLIKLDLKTKSENGLEFNSTGSANTETSKVSGSLETKYKWAEHGLTLTEKWNTDNTLGTEITLEDQLAKGLKLTFDSSFSPNTGKKSGKIKSAYKREHVNVGCDVDYDINGTAVHGAAVVGFEGWLAGYQMTFEAGRNRVTQSNFAVGYKTEEFQLHTNVNDGTEFGGSIYQKVNSQLETAVNLAWTAGNSNTRFGIAAKYQIDADAAFSAKVNNSSLVGLGYTQTLKPGIKLTLSALLDGKNINAGGHKIGLGLEFQA